The Pseudomonas alkylphenolica genomic sequence GTGTACGAGATTGAACTCGGCCTTGGCGTCCCCGCACAGCAATACAAAGGCAGGTTCAAGTGTGGCGATGATCTGGCTGACACGGGCAGGCGGATAGGCGACGTCGGCAATGGTGAAGGTCAATCCGGCGCGCAACACACCGAGCATGGCATACACCAGGCCCGCACAGCGGCTCGAAATAATCACCACCCGCCCGGATCGGCTGGCGCCGCTTGCGATCAGCCTCGCAGCGATACCCTGACTGATCTGTTCAAGCTGGCGATAGCTGCAGGTAACGTCCTGGGCAATGATGGCCGTTGCATCAGGCGAATGTTTTGCCTGTTGCAGAAAGTCGTGGAATATCGGGCGCTCGGCACGATACTCCAGGCTCAGCGTCGGGATTGGGCGCAGATCCGGCATGTTTTTGTTTGCTCCGCAGGGTCGGTACGTGGCTAACAGCGAAACCCGGTAGTCCGGCACAGTGATTGTCGCCGGATGATAGGTGAACGCTAGTGCACGCTGGCTGCGGGCGCCAATGCTGAGGTCAGGTATTTGGTGGGTTGTAAGTGTTGGTTTGAATTAACACAACGCAGGAGAGTTCAAGCACCTGGACGACTACCTGCACAGTGCCTCATCCGGCCTGGCGTGCCGCCCCCTGATCCATGTGCTCGCATCAAAGGCCGAGCCTTTAGCCTGGACCATCCTGCACAGTGACCCTCACGCCCGTAGCCACAATTTCGTACTCAGTTTCGGAAATCTTGTTCACGGCACCACCGAACTGCATTTCGAAATGCTTCAGGCCTTCATGTCGAATCATGCCACTTGACGAGCGTTCAACGGTTTCATCCTGATAAATGTTAATCACGTAATTCAGATTATCAGTGCCAATTCCAACTATTTTTCCAACATATTTATCTGCCATGTCCGAACTCCTTGCGTGAATCCTCAAAGTAGCTGGTACAGACAGATCAATCCACAGCCTTGATCAGTCCTGCACCTGGGTTGTTGACGGCCTTTACCACCTCGGCGCCCGAGCAGCCCGACCAGTCGAGGAAGCGGCACTCGATACCACCGGTCGCCCCGCTAAATGCTTTGTTGCAGCTAACCAAACAGATAGCTACTACTAAAGTCTTACCTGGGGAGGTATGAAATATGCAATCAAGATTTGTTATCGTTCCGGCTGTGCCCATCGAAGAACAATCTTTTCGATCGGGGGTGCGCTTCTACGCCACAACCGTATCGGGTGGTTTTGACATCTACGACAACACCAAGAAGTTGCGACTCAAACCGAGCTATTCGAGCAGGGCAGAAGCAGAAGAACAATGCAGAGAGATGAACACTGAATTCCGTTGGTGCACCAGTTAAGGCAACCCAACGAAGCGAGATATCCGCGCCACGAAACGGCGCATGCGCGAATCGTGGCGCTGGCTACTCCCGGCGCCGCTCTACTCCGCCTGGGCCAGACCGGCAGTCTTTCAAGTAATGCTCGCCCCCCGACCAGCCCTTTTATGTTTCAACCTGGAAAAGGCGGGATGTGGATCAGAGCGCCAAGTGGTACAATCGCGCCCTTCAAGCTCGCGCTCACGGCGCTGAGCATCCGTGAACGTCGTCAGTACGACACGCGCCACACCTACGCAACCCTGTGCCTCATGGCTGGGATGAACCCCGCGTTCATCGCGAACCAGCTCGGCCATAGCGTCGAGATGTTGCTCTCTACTTACGCACAATGGATCAGCTCCTCCTCGGATTGGAGGGAGCTGGAGAAGCTGCCGACTAGAGTCTGAACGGCCCAAAGTTGGCCAAAAACAGACGACGGCACCTAAAACACACCTCTGGAACCCCCGCAGGATAAGCACTTGATTTCTACCGCTAACATCACCATGCAGTTCGGCGCCAAGCCGTTGTTCGAGAACGTCTCGGTCAAGTTCAACAACGGCAACCGCTACGGCCTGATCGGCGCCAACGGCTGCGGCAAGTCGACCTTCATGAAAATCCTCGGCAACGACCTGGAGCCTTCCGCCGGCCAGGTCATGCTCGAGCCGAACGTGCGCCTGGGTAAACTGCGCCAGGACCAGTTCGCTTACGAAGAATTCACCGTGATCGACACGGTGATCATGGGCCACGAGGAGCTGTGGCGGGTCAAGGCCGAGCGCGACCGTATCTACTCGCTGCCGGAAATGACCGAAGAAGACGGCATGGCCGTTGCCGAACTGGAAACCGAGTTCGCCGAAATGGACGGCTACACCGCCGAATCCCGCGCCGGTGAGCTGCTGCTGGGCCTGGGTATCCCGCTGGAACAGCATTTTGGCCCGATGACCGAAGTGGCACCGGGCTGGAAGCTGCGTGTGTTGCTGGCCCAGGCGCTGTTCTCCGATCCTGAAGTGCTGCTGCTCGACGAACCGACCAACCACCTG encodes the following:
- a CDS encoding integrase; the encoded protein is MFQPGKGGMWIRAPSGTIAPFKLALTALSIRERRQYDTRHTYATLCLMAGMNPAFIANQLGHSVEMLLSTYAQWISSSSDWRELEKLPTRV